The nucleotide sequence ACCGACGTTGATGGTCTGCTCGAACTTGCGCTCGCCATGCCCGGTAAAGATCTGGCGCGGACGGGCAATCTTCTGCTCCTTGTCCAGCAACATCTCCTCCCACTGCGACAGCCACCCCGCCATGCGCGCGATCGCGAACAGCACGGTGAAGAATTCCGTCGGGAAGCCCATCGAGCGATAGATGAGACCTGTGTAGAAATCGACGTTCGGGTACAGCTTGCGCGAGACGAAGTAATCGTCCTGCAGCGCGATGCGCTCCAGCTCCAGCGCGATCTCGAGGCCGCGATCGACGCCGGTGATCTTGAACACGCTGTCCGCCAGCTGCTTCACGATCTTGGCACGCGGATCGTAGCTCTTGTACACGCGGTGGCCGAAGCCCATCAGCTTGCCGCTGCCACTCTTCACCGTCTCGATGAATGCCGGCACGTTCTGAATGGTGCCGATCTCCTCGATCATGCGCAGCACCTGCTCGTTCGCGCCACCATGCAGCGGGCCGAACAGAGCCGCGACGCCGGCGGACATCGCAGAGAATGGATCCACGTGCGACGAGCCCACCATGCGCACCGAGCTGGTCGAGCAGTTCTGCTCGTGATCGGCGTGCAGGATGAACAGAATCTCCAGAGCGCGAACGAAGGTCGGATTCGCCTCGTAGCGCGGCTCCGTCATCCTGTTGATCATCGACAGGAAGTTCTCGACGTACGACAGCGAGTTGTCGGGATATACGACCGGCAGACCCTTGGAGTGACGATACGAAAAAGCCGCGATCGTCGGCGTCTTGGCCAGCAGCCGGATCACGGCGATGTTGCGCTGCTCGGGATCGAAGATGTTGCGCGCTTCAGGATAGAATGACGACAGCGCCGCGACGGAACTCTGCAGCATCGACATCGGATGCGCGTCGTACCTGAAGCCCTGCAGGAAGTTGCGGATGTTCTCGTGCACGTACGTGTGGTACGTGATGTCGTGCACGAAACCGTCGTACTCCTTCTGATTGGGCAACTCTCCGTGACGCAGCAGCCACGCTACCTCGAGAAACGACGCCTTCTCGGCCAGCTGCTCGATCGGGTATCCGCGATAGCGCAGGATTCCCTTGTCGCCGTCGATGTAGGTGATCGAGCTGCGACACGAGGCAGTGTTCATGAACGCCGGATCGTACGATAGGAGACCAACGTCGTCACGATCGGCGGTCTTTATCTGTCGCAGATCGGCGGCTCTGATCGCGCCGTCCTTGATCGAAAGGTCGTAGTTCTTGTTGGTCCGCTTGTCGGT is from Gemmatimonadota bacterium and encodes:
- a CDS encoding citrate synthase, whose translation is MTTPGTTQSTDKTAGDLSITDKRTNKNYDLSIKDGAIRAADLRQIKTADRDDVGLLSYDPAFMNTASCRSSITYIDGDKGILRYRGYPIEQLAEKASFLEVAWLLRHGELPNQKEYDGFVHDITYHTYVHENIRNFLQGFRYDAHPMSMLQSSVAALSSFYPEARNIFDPEQRNIAVIRLLAKTPTIAAFSYRHSKGLPVVYPDNSLSYVENFLSMINRMTEPRYEANPTFVRALEILFILHADHEQNCSTSSVRMVGSSHVDPFSAMSAGVAALFGPLHGGANEQVLRMIEEIGTIQNVPAFIETVKSGSGKLMGFGHRVYKSYDPRAKIVKQLADSVFKITGVDRGLEIALELERIALQDDYFVSRKLYPNVDFYTGLIYRSMGFPTEFFTVLFAIARMAGWLSQWEEMLLDKEQKIARPRQIFTGHGERKFEQTINVGIK